The proteins below are encoded in one region of Sphingobium yanoikuyae:
- the paaI gene encoding hydroxyphenylacetyl-CoA thioesterase PaaI: protein MMLNHRNLSRSPSEHLAWRVAIDLLSKEGTGTAWALTLEAADAGMSRVSMRLTSAMTNGHGTAHGGMIFALADSAFAYACNSRNVAAVAQSCAIAFIDAGHPGERLVAEARELAVRGRTGSYAITVFGEDGRVVATMQGLSRSLGRPVIEGLQSDA from the coding sequence ATGATGTTGAACCACAGAAATCTCTCCCGGTCTCCCAGCGAGCATCTCGCCTGGCGGGTCGCCATTGACCTGCTGTCGAAAGAGGGAACCGGGACCGCGTGGGCCCTGACCCTGGAAGCGGCGGATGCAGGAATGAGCCGCGTGTCGATGCGACTGACGTCGGCAATGACGAACGGCCATGGCACTGCTCATGGCGGGATGATCTTCGCGCTTGCCGACTCGGCATTCGCCTACGCCTGCAACTCCCGCAACGTCGCTGCCGTCGCTCAGAGCTGTGCGATTGCGTTCATAGACGCCGGCCACCCAGGGGAACGGCTGGTGGCGGAAGCACGCGAGTTGGCCGTGCGTGGAAGGACAGGCAGCTACGCAATCACTGTATTTGGCGAGGACGGCCGTGTCGTCGCTACCATGCAAGGCCTGAGCCGATCGCTCGGCAGGCCTGTAATCGAAGGACTTCAATCAGATGCCTGA
- the pcaF gene encoding 3-oxoadipyl-CoA thiolase, protein MPEAFICDAARTPIGRYGGALAQVRADDLAAIPIRALKERHPQIDWNGIDDVVLGCANQAGEDNRDVARMAALLAGLGEGAPGTTLNRLCGSGLDAVAYAARAIRSGDADLMVAGGVESMTRAPFVTGKAQSAFAREAQIFDTTIGWRFVNPLMKAQYGVDSMPETAQNVADDFQISREDQDRFAVESQARAARAQENGRLAREIVPVTIPQKKGDPIVVDRDEHPRATSMEALAKLRPIVRPDGSVTAGNASGVNDGAAALLIASQASVEKYNLNPIARIVGMAVAGVPPRIMGIGPAPATQRLLERIGVALKDIDVIELNEAFASQGLAVLRQLGLPDNADHVNANGGAIALGHPLGMSGARLAQSAAIEMADRGARYALCTMCIGVGQGIAMLLAQP, encoded by the coding sequence ATGCCTGAAGCATTTATCTGTGACGCCGCCCGGACGCCAATCGGACGCTATGGCGGAGCATTGGCGCAAGTGCGCGCGGACGACTTGGCCGCCATTCCAATTCGCGCGCTCAAGGAACGCCATCCCCAGATCGACTGGAACGGCATCGACGATGTCGTGCTCGGCTGTGCCAACCAGGCGGGCGAGGACAATCGCGACGTTGCCAGAATGGCCGCCCTACTTGCCGGCCTTGGCGAGGGCGCTCCCGGCACCACGCTCAATCGACTGTGCGGGTCGGGCCTGGATGCGGTGGCTTACGCCGCCCGCGCGATCCGGTCGGGTGATGCGGATCTGATGGTTGCGGGTGGCGTCGAGAGCATGACGCGCGCTCCGTTCGTGACCGGAAAGGCGCAAAGCGCCTTTGCGCGCGAAGCACAGATATTCGACACGACCATCGGCTGGCGCTTCGTTAACCCACTGATGAAGGCGCAATATGGCGTCGATTCGATGCCGGAGACCGCCCAGAACGTCGCGGACGACTTCCAGATCTCGCGCGAGGATCAGGATCGCTTCGCCGTAGAAAGTCAGGCGCGCGCGGCGCGGGCTCAGGAGAACGGCCGCCTCGCGCGCGAGATCGTGCCCGTCACCATCCCGCAGAAGAAGGGCGATCCGATCGTCGTCGATCGCGACGAGCATCCACGCGCAACCAGCATGGAAGCGCTCGCGAAACTCAGGCCGATCGTTCGCCCTGACGGTAGTGTCACCGCGGGCAATGCCAGCGGCGTTAATGACGGCGCTGCAGCCCTGCTGATCGCATCGCAGGCCAGTGTCGAGAAATATAACCTTAATCCGATCGCGCGGATCGTTGGCATGGCCGTCGCCGGCGTCCCGCCCCGGATCATGGGGATCGGGCCTGCACCGGCTACACAGCGACTTCTCGAGCGGATCGGTGTCGCACTCAAGGACATCGACGTCATCGAGCTCAACGAGGCATTCGCTTCGCAAGGCCTCGCTGTCCTGCGCCAACTCGGCCTTCCCGACAACGCGGACCATGTGAATGCAAATGGCGGTGCGATTGCTCTTGGGCATCCACTGGGCATGTCGGGCGCGCGTCTTGCGCAGTCGGCGGCCATCGAAATGGCGGATAGGGGCGCGCGTTACGCACTATGCACGATGTGCATCGGGGTCGGACAGGGCATCGCCATGCTGCTCGCGCAACCTTGA
- the paaA gene encoding 1,2-phenylacetyl-CoA epoxidase subunit PaaA has translation MYTTELQKADPGVRSVEPADLVAAFEARVAADEFIEPKDWMPEAYRRTLIRQISQHAHSEIVGMLPEGNWITRAPSLRRKAILLAKVQDEGGHGLYLYSAAETLGASRAEMIDALHAGKAKYSTIFNYPTPTWADIGAIGWLVDGAAIMNQVPLQRTSYGPYARAMVRVCKEESFHQRQGYEIMMTLAAGTSAQRRMAQDALDRWWWPALMMFGPPDDQSPNSEQSMRWRIKRDTNDELRQKFVDATVPQAELLGLTIPDPDLRWNEARGGYDFGAIEWEEFFAVVRGEGPCARERIEARRKAWEDGAWVREAADAYEMKRRQRLAA, from the coding sequence ATGTACACGACCGAATTGCAAAAGGCCGACCCTGGGGTCCGCAGCGTCGAGCCGGCTGATCTTGTCGCGGCGTTCGAGGCGCGCGTCGCCGCGGACGAATTCATCGAGCCCAAGGACTGGATGCCCGAAGCTTACCGCCGGACGCTGATCCGGCAGATCTCGCAACACGCCCACAGCGAAATCGTCGGCATGCTTCCTGAAGGTAACTGGATCACCCGCGCACCTTCCCTCCGCCGCAAAGCCATCCTCCTCGCCAAGGTGCAGGACGAAGGTGGCCACGGTCTCTATCTCTATTCGGCCGCCGAGACACTCGGGGCGAGCCGCGCCGAGATGATCGATGCACTACATGCGGGCAAAGCCAAGTACAGCACGATCTTCAACTATCCGACCCCGACCTGGGCTGACATCGGCGCGATCGGCTGGCTGGTGGACGGTGCGGCCATCATGAACCAGGTGCCCCTCCAGCGGACGTCCTACGGCCCCTATGCACGGGCCATGGTACGGGTGTGCAAGGAGGAGAGCTTCCACCAGCGCCAGGGATATGAAATCATGATGACGTTGGCGGCCGGCACGTCGGCGCAGCGCCGCATGGCACAGGATGCGCTGGACCGCTGGTGGTGGCCTGCCCTGATGATGTTCGGTCCGCCTGACGACCAGTCGCCCAATTCCGAACAATCGATGCGCTGGCGTATCAAGCGCGACACCAATGATGAGTTGCGCCAGAAATTCGTCGACGCAACCGTGCCGCAGGCGGAATTGCTTGGTCTTACGATCCCGGATCCCGACCTACGCTGGAACGAGGCGCGCGGCGGTTATGATTTCGGCGCCATCGAATGGGAGGAGTTCTTTGCCGTCGTTCGTGGTGAAGGTCCCTGCGCCAGGGAGCGGATCGAGGCACGACGCAAGGCATGGGAAGATGGCGCCTGGGTGCGTGAAGCTGCCGATGCCTATGAAATGAAGCGGCGCCAGCGCCTCGCAGCCTGA
- the paaB gene encoding 1,2-phenylacetyl-CoA epoxidase subunit PaaB: MSNDWPLWEVFVRARGGLSHKHVGSVHAPDAELALRHARDTYTRRMEGVSIWTVRSADIVASDPAQAGPLFAPAEDKVYRHPTFYDLPDAVRHM; this comes from the coding sequence ATGAGTAATGATTGGCCTCTCTGGGAGGTTTTCGTCCGCGCGCGCGGCGGACTGTCCCACAAGCATGTCGGCTCTGTCCACGCGCCCGACGCCGAACTGGCGCTTCGCCATGCTCGGGACACCTATACCCGCCGCATGGAGGGGGTGAGCATCTGGACAGTACGCTCGGCCGACATCGTTGCGTCCGATCCTGCACAAGCCGGCCCTCTTTTCGCGCCGGCCGAGGACAAGGTCTATCGGCATCCGACCTTCTATGACCTGCCCGACGCCGTGAGGCATATGTGA
- the paaC gene encoding 1,2-phenylacetyl-CoA epoxidase subunit PaaC — MDNAVIVREAHVAYLIGLGDDALILGQRLSEWCGHAPSVEVDLSLANLGLDLIGQGTLLLAHAAEIENGGRDADALAFHRDELDFRNCLLVEQPNGDFARTMARQFFFSTFQNLLYGALMASSDSELAAIAAKAVKETEYHAGLAREWVIRLGDGTEESRRRMIDGLEWNWRFIDELFVNDAVDEAMIETRIGIDRAKLREPFDLIVAQSLAEATLDLPAQHRPVTGGRQGKHSEHLGHLLAVMQHIPRSFPDARW, encoded by the coding sequence ATGGACAATGCTGTGATCGTCCGCGAGGCGCATGTGGCCTATCTGATCGGATTGGGCGACGACGCTCTGATCCTGGGTCAGCGCCTGTCCGAATGGTGCGGACACGCGCCCTCGGTCGAAGTCGATTTGTCGCTTGCCAATCTTGGGCTCGACCTGATTGGCCAGGGGACGCTGCTGCTGGCGCATGCCGCTGAGATCGAAAATGGCGGCCGGGATGCTGACGCCCTCGCCTTTCACCGGGACGAACTCGACTTTCGCAATTGCCTGCTGGTCGAGCAACCCAATGGCGATTTCGCCCGCACAATGGCGCGGCAATTTTTTTTCTCGACGTTCCAGAACCTGCTCTATGGGGCGCTGATGGCATCGTCGGATTCCGAACTTGCAGCAATCGCCGCGAAAGCCGTCAAGGAAACCGAATATCATGCAGGCCTCGCGCGCGAGTGGGTAATCCGCTTGGGCGATGGCACCGAGGAAAGCCGTCGGCGCATGATCGATGGCCTGGAATGGAATTGGCGGTTCATCGACGAACTGTTCGTCAATGATGCGGTGGACGAAGCGATGATCGAGACTCGCATCGGCATCGACCGCGCCAAACTTCGCGAGCCTTTCGACCTCATCGTCGCGCAATCACTTGCTGAAGCGACGCTGGACCTGCCTGCACAGCACCGGCCTGTCACCGGCGGCCGCCAGGGCAAGCACAGCGAACATCTCGGTCACCTGCTTGCAGTGATGCAGCATATCCCACGCAGTTTTCCCGATGCACGCTGGTGA
- the paaD gene encoding 1,2-phenylacetyl-CoA epoxidase subunit PaaD: protein MHAGDISSPSFEDRVRDVLCDVPDPEIPAISVVELGIVRAIERSPPTVLLTPTYSGCPATLVIEQAVRHALDHAGFGEVGIRTVLSPPWTTDWISDAGREKLKAYGIAPPPHGASMSSLRNREAAACPRCGSAATHEVSRFGSTPCKALWQCEDCLEPFDRFKCH from the coding sequence ATGCACGCTGGTGACATCTCTTCGCCCAGCTTCGAGGACCGGGTGCGCGATGTCCTGTGCGATGTGCCCGACCCTGAGATCCCCGCAATCTCTGTGGTCGAGTTGGGAATCGTCAGGGCTATAGAACGCTCACCCCCAACTGTCCTGCTCACCCCGACCTATAGCGGCTGTCCCGCCACTCTTGTGATCGAGCAGGCCGTGCGGCACGCTCTGGATCACGCCGGATTCGGTGAAGTCGGCATCCGGACGGTACTCTCGCCGCCATGGACGACCGATTGGATCAGCGACGCGGGCCGTGAAAAACTCAAGGCTTATGGCATTGCGCCGCCGCCACACGGCGCTTCGATGTCGTCGCTGCGCAATAGGGAGGCAGCAGCGTGTCCCCGATGCGGATCCGCCGCGACCCATGAAGTCAGCCGTTTCGGATCGACGCCATGCAAGGCGCTCTGGCAGTGCGAAGACTGCCTGGAGCCGTTCGACCGCTTCAAATGTCATTAA
- the paaE gene encoding 1,2-phenylacetyl-CoA epoxidase subunit PaaE, protein MSVAFHELTVAEVRRETDDAVAVRLALPEDCGDAFAFSPGQHLTLRRLFENDDVRRNYSICASPDEGALWVAIKQVPGGQFSSWANSELKQGDRLEAMSPHGSFTWKFTPARRAHYLGIAAGSGITPILSLIKTMLAQEPESRFTLLYGNRHSGSVMFLETLSALKNRNMGRLQVHHFLSGEEEDIELFNGRLEAEKLGDIFERLVDPSTIEAAFLCGPGAMMDAAQAALLAKDVPSSSILAERFTADRPAGNAEQRAALERQSQGRKVSVTLDGRRRSISFDSARGSILENARAAGMSAPYACKAGVCATCRAKLVTGDVHMEANYGLSADEIAQGYILTCQAMPLTDDVSVDFDA, encoded by the coding sequence TTGTCCGTCGCTTTTCACGAACTGACCGTCGCCGAGGTTCGGCGCGAGACCGACGACGCCGTCGCGGTTCGCCTCGCTTTGCCGGAAGACTGCGGCGATGCGTTCGCTTTCAGTCCTGGACAACACCTGACCCTTCGACGCTTGTTCGAAAACGACGATGTACGGCGAAATTATTCGATTTGTGCATCGCCAGACGAAGGCGCGCTATGGGTCGCGATCAAGCAGGTTCCCGGCGGGCAGTTCTCATCCTGGGCGAACAGCGAACTCAAGCAGGGTGACCGCCTGGAGGCAATGTCTCCCCATGGCAGCTTTACCTGGAAATTCACGCCTGCGCGCCGCGCACATTATCTTGGTATTGCGGCGGGCTCGGGCATCACGCCGATCCTGTCACTCATCAAGACGATGCTGGCGCAAGAGCCTGAGAGCCGTTTCACCTTGCTTTATGGCAATCGGCACAGCGGCTCAGTGATGTTTCTCGAGACGCTTTCTGCCCTCAAGAACCGCAATATGGGGCGACTTCAGGTCCATCATTTCCTGAGCGGCGAGGAAGAGGATATCGAACTCTTCAACGGTCGTCTTGAAGCTGAGAAACTAGGTGATATTTTCGAGCGGTTGGTTGATCCCTCGACGATCGAGGCAGCATTTCTGTGCGGACCTGGCGCTATGATGGATGCAGCCCAGGCCGCGCTCCTCGCCAAGGATGTGCCCTCATCCTCCATTTTGGCCGAGCGTTTTACGGCCGACAGGCCCGCTGGCAACGCGGAACAGCGGGCAGCGTTGGAGCGCCAGTCACAGGGTCGCAAGGTCAGCGTCACGCTTGATGGACGCAGGCGCTCGATCAGCTTCGACAGCGCGCGCGGCAGCATCCTGGAAAATGCCCGCGCGGCCGGCATGTCCGCCCCCTATGCCTGTAAAGCAGGTGTCTGCGCGACATGCCGGGCCAAGCTTGTGACCGGAGATGTGCATATGGAGGCGAACTACGGCCTCTCGGCTGACGAAATCGCTCAGGGCTACATCCTTACCTGTCAGGCCATGCCGTTGACCGATGACGTCTCGGTGGACTTCGACGCCTGA
- a CDS encoding TetR/AcrR family transcriptional regulator: MARTQAADYDDRREAIVEIAARLYGETGFLGSSIADLAKASGISKSLLYHYFSSKEDILFEIMIGHVEALRASADEVSDLPDSADRLKALTHGFMKLYANASYRHKVLINDLDKLPVERRSAIIEAERRLLDIVDGIIVDRATTLGKNKGKRRALTMLYFGMINWTHTWFDPAGEINGDQLADMVVDLFLKGLPS; this comes from the coding sequence GTGGCGAGGACACAGGCGGCAGACTATGACGACCGGCGCGAAGCGATCGTCGAAATAGCCGCGCGGCTGTACGGTGAAACTGGATTTCTGGGAAGCTCTATCGCAGATCTTGCTAAAGCATCAGGTATCTCGAAGTCGTTATTGTATCATTATTTTTCCTCCAAGGAGGATATACTGTTCGAGATCATGATCGGGCATGTCGAAGCGCTGCGCGCCTCCGCCGATGAGGTTTCTGACCTGCCGGATTCCGCCGATCGTTTAAAGGCCCTGACCCATGGCTTCATGAAGCTCTACGCCAACGCATCCTATCGGCACAAGGTTCTCATCAATGATCTCGACAAGCTACCCGTCGAGCGGAGATCGGCCATCATAGAGGCCGAGAGAAGGCTTCTCGATATTGTTGACGGTATTATTGTCGATCGCGCCACCACACTGGGCAAGAACAAGGGAAAGCGACGAGCTTTGACCATGCTGTATTTTGGCATGATCAATTGGACTCATACCTGGTTTGACCCTGCGGGAGAAATCAATGGAGACCAGCTTGCCGACATGGTCGTCGATCTTTTTCTGAAGGGCCTGCCCAGCTAG
- a CDS encoding NAD(P)-dependent alcohol dehydrogenase, producing the protein MTDIVAALTPCHGGAWEMASAELDAPRGDEVLIRIVATGVCHTDMSVRAQDLPTPLPAVLGHEGAGVIEQIGPDVTTLAVGDHVVLTMTHCGKCSNCVTGHTVYCDNVMPLNFSGRRLDGSPTITCHGEAISGSFFGQSSFATYALASERNAVKVVKDVDLALLGPLGCGIQTGAGTVINVLRPEVGSSIAVFGAGAVGLAAIMAASAVGCTTIIAVDLHDNRLDLARQVGANHVVKAGADTVETIRELSAGGVDYTLDTTAVPAVIRQSVDVLKMRGRAMLVGVPKPGAEFTLSAMDMLFGKSIGGALEGEATPKTFIPHMIALWKQGKFPFDKLIRFYEFSQINEAVADSESGKTLKPVLRIGAL; encoded by the coding sequence GTGACCGATATCGTTGCAGCATTGACGCCGTGCCATGGTGGCGCATGGGAAATGGCCTCTGCTGAACTGGACGCCCCTCGGGGCGACGAAGTGCTCATCCGGATTGTGGCGACGGGTGTTTGCCATACGGACATGAGCGTGCGCGCCCAGGATCTCCCCACACCTCTCCCAGCCGTGCTGGGCCATGAAGGCGCTGGCGTGATTGAACAGATCGGGCCGGATGTGACGACGCTGGCGGTTGGCGATCATGTCGTTCTCACCATGACCCATTGCGGCAAATGCTCCAACTGCGTGACTGGACACACCGTCTATTGTGACAATGTCATGCCCCTGAATTTCAGTGGCCGTCGGCTCGATGGCAGCCCAACCATCACCTGTCACGGAGAAGCGATCAGCGGAAGCTTCTTCGGCCAATCGTCCTTTGCAACATATGCCCTCGCCAGTGAACGCAATGCGGTGAAGGTGGTCAAGGACGTCGATCTCGCGCTGCTCGGCCCTCTGGGTTGCGGTATCCAGACGGGCGCCGGGACAGTCATCAACGTGCTCCGGCCGGAGGTGGGCAGCTCGATCGCGGTCTTCGGCGCCGGAGCGGTCGGGCTTGCCGCTATCATGGCAGCGTCCGCGGTGGGCTGCACGACGATCATCGCTGTCGACCTGCATGACAATCGGCTTGATCTCGCGAGGCAGGTCGGGGCGAACCATGTGGTGAAAGCCGGAGCTGATACGGTGGAGACCATCCGCGAACTATCGGCGGGGGGCGTCGACTATACGCTGGATACGACCGCTGTGCCTGCGGTGATCCGTCAGAGCGTCGATGTCCTCAAGATGCGGGGGCGCGCGATGCTGGTTGGGGTGCCAAAACCTGGTGCCGAATTCACTCTTTCGGCCATGGACATGCTCTTCGGCAAGTCGATCGGCGGCGCGCTTGAGGGTGAGGCCACGCCAAAGACCTTCATCCCGCACATGATCGCGCTGTGGAAGCAAGGGAAATTCCCCTTCGACAAGCTGATCCGCTTTTATGAGTTCAGCCAGATCAATGAAGCCGTTGCCGATAGCGAAAGCGGCAAGACGCTGAAACCCGTGCTCCGCATCGGCGCGCTGTGA
- a CDS encoding coniferyl aldehyde dehydrogenase encodes MTEKAPNMDFKSRLETIINRQRHSYIADGFPSAAIRIDRLSRAIALLVENRDAIAAALSEDFGHRSTIQTIIADVFAAVGSLRLASAQVERWMQPEFYESLAHDAEARVEYHPLGVVGIIGPWNFPYNLVFSPLAGILAAGNRAVVKPSEFTPKSSALMGDLIARYFAPEEVAVIEGGPEEGETFSGAKWDHLIFTGSTTVGRHVMRAAAANLTPVTLELGGKSPVILTDQFDMAEAAARVMTVKTYNAGQICLAPDHVYVPRGRERAFVDACVAATRTMYPDGTLSDDYTAIISERHFARLQHIVEDARQKGAEVVEVLATAPEANDRRMTPTILVGVNDDMMVMQEEIFGPVLPVIGYDSLDAVIAKIRSGPSPLALYYFGEDDATAREVVDGTASGGVTINDVMAHVFAEGLPFGGVGPSGMGAYHGNVGFRTFSHARSIYRQSKATEAVMLMRAPYGEQTRQFLEEALLKGH; translated from the coding sequence ATGACCGAAAAGGCCCCGAACATGGACTTCAAGAGCCGGCTCGAAACCATCATCAACCGCCAGCGACACTCCTATATCGCCGATGGATTTCCCTCCGCCGCCATCAGGATCGATCGCCTGAGCCGCGCCATAGCGCTCCTTGTGGAAAACAGGGATGCGATTGCCGCCGCCCTGTCAGAGGATTTCGGCCACAGAAGCACGATCCAGACGATCATCGCTGACGTCTTTGCCGCTGTTGGCTCGCTACGGCTCGCAAGTGCTCAAGTCGAACGATGGATGCAACCGGAGTTCTACGAGAGTCTCGCTCACGATGCCGAAGCCCGGGTTGAATATCATCCGCTCGGTGTGGTCGGCATTATCGGCCCCTGGAACTTTCCATATAATCTGGTTTTCTCGCCCCTCGCCGGCATTCTTGCCGCGGGCAACCGCGCTGTCGTAAAGCCCTCGGAATTCACGCCGAAATCGTCCGCGCTGATGGGCGATCTGATCGCCCGCTACTTCGCCCCGGAGGAAGTCGCCGTGATTGAAGGCGGTCCGGAGGAGGGAGAGACATTCTCCGGCGCCAAATGGGATCACCTGATTTTCACCGGGTCAACCACGGTCGGCCGGCACGTCATGCGCGCGGCGGCGGCCAATCTCACGCCTGTGACGCTGGAACTTGGCGGAAAATCCCCAGTGATCCTGACGGACCAGTTCGACATGGCCGAGGCGGCTGCGCGTGTGATGACAGTCAAGACCTACAATGCAGGGCAGATCTGTCTCGCACCGGACCATGTCTATGTCCCGCGCGGTAGGGAGCGGGCGTTTGTTGATGCATGCGTAGCTGCCACGCGGACAATGTACCCTGATGGCACGCTCTCGGACGATTATACCGCGATCATCAGCGAACGGCACTTTGCCCGCCTTCAACACATCGTGGAAGATGCCCGACAGAAGGGTGCCGAGGTGGTCGAAGTGCTCGCAACGGCACCCGAGGCCAATGATCGCCGGATGACGCCAACGATATTGGTCGGCGTGAACGATGACATGATGGTGATGCAAGAGGAGATCTTCGGCCCGGTCTTGCCGGTGATAGGCTATGATTCACTCGACGCGGTCATCGCGAAGATCCGCTCCGGCCCCTCCCCCCTCGCGCTCTATTATTTCGGCGAGGACGACGCGACCGCGCGTGAAGTCGTCGATGGCACCGCCTCGGGTGGTGTGACGATCAACGACGTTATGGCCCATGTGTTTGCCGAAGGTCTGCCATTTGGCGGGGTCGGCCCTTCCGGTATGGGCGCTTATCACGGCAATGTCGGTTTCCGAACCTTCAGCCACGCACGTTCCATCTATCGACAAAGCAAAGCCACCGAAGCCGTGATGCTGATGCGCGCGCCTTATGGTGAGCAGACCCGCCAGTTTCTGGAGGAGGCACTGCTCAAGGGGCACTGA
- a CDS encoding OmpW/AlkL family protein, translating into MIASALVLSLGSTAAGAQNADPHGAKGRAYVRVSVAHFFFNENAKIKLGGAPVAGGNATVEDNTPPSLEVGYFILPNISVAATIGLPPKTTLRGAGTLSSAGDLGTVTYGPGVYTVRYHLNPNGPIRPYVGAGVNWTIIFDTDDRALQNFKTSNTFGPALVAGVEVPFNQRFSLFGSVSKAWVSTNSRYNLPTPGGLVPGTARVALDPLVVNAGLQVNF; encoded by the coding sequence ATGATCGCGTCTGCGCTTGTCCTCAGCTTGGGCTCCACTGCAGCCGGCGCGCAAAATGCTGATCCCCATGGTGCCAAGGGGCGTGCCTATGTCCGTGTCAGCGTCGCCCATTTCTTCTTTAACGAAAATGCAAAGATCAAGCTGGGCGGCGCGCCTGTCGCGGGAGGCAACGCGACGGTCGAGGACAACACGCCACCCTCGCTGGAGGTGGGCTATTTCATATTGCCGAACATATCCGTTGCGGCGACCATAGGCTTGCCCCCCAAGACCACGCTCAGGGGCGCGGGCACGTTGAGTTCGGCCGGCGACCTGGGAACGGTGACATACGGCCCTGGGGTCTACACGGTGCGCTACCACCTCAATCCCAATGGTCCGATCAGACCGTATGTCGGCGCCGGAGTAAACTGGACGATCATTTTCGATACGGACGATCGTGCGCTGCAAAACTTCAAAACATCCAATACCTTCGGACCCGCCCTCGTCGCTGGCGTCGAGGTGCCATTCAATCAGCGTTTCAGCCTATTCGGTTCAGTGTCTAAGGCATGGGTGTCTACAAATTCGCGTTACAATCTGCCAACACCGGGCGGTTTGGTCCCTGGCACTGCCCGTGTCGCGCTCGACCCGCTCGTCGTGAACGCGGGGCTGCAGGTGAATTTTTAG
- a CDS encoding AraC family transcriptional regulator: MEKVNPVASNLFLRECDRIFPNLEIDIADDVDLAGNVVQRRLAGMDAIRIESPALLGRASRKRSTRLEARCKIVWQMEGSSVFTNDQQQVCLSAGDALHVPLGEAYSLDVLTGYRAVMLVIPERHTILASLPSGRDIRLITGNSAMKAAGAVVSCLFDDDDQESCGPHLLQAAFDLIRGPLSNRLGTVAERRYARRARHHIEAHLADRYTPNDLARDMGMSRRALYAALAAEGESPAKLIRLVRLESARRCLMDDSQRDLSLGEIALRAGLNDGAALSRAFRAEFGTTPSAVRDTAVSFA; this comes from the coding sequence ATGGAAAAGGTGAATCCAGTGGCATCCAACCTCTTTCTGCGTGAGTGCGACAGAATTTTTCCCAACCTCGAGATCGACATCGCCGATGATGTCGATCTCGCAGGGAACGTCGTTCAGCGCCGCCTCGCCGGAATGGATGCCATTCGTATCGAGAGCCCGGCTCTGCTCGGTCGTGCAAGCCGGAAGCGCTCTACCCGGCTGGAGGCCCGCTGCAAGATCGTCTGGCAGATGGAGGGGAGTTCGGTTTTTACGAACGACCAGCAGCAGGTATGCCTTTCGGCGGGTGACGCACTCCATGTACCGCTGGGCGAAGCTTATTCCCTGGATGTTCTGACGGGCTATCGGGCTGTCATGCTCGTGATACCTGAGCGCCATACGATACTCGCCTCGCTTCCTTCCGGCCGTGACATACGCTTAATAACCGGCAACAGCGCGATGAAAGCCGCCGGCGCCGTTGTGAGCTGCCTTTTCGACGATGACGACCAGGAGAGCTGTGGTCCGCATCTCCTTCAAGCGGCTTTCGATCTGATCCGTGGCCCCCTGTCGAACAGATTGGGGACGGTTGCCGAAAGACGTTATGCCCGGCGGGCGCGACATCATATCGAGGCACATCTCGCCGATCGCTACACTCCAAACGATCTTGCCCGCGATATGGGAATGTCTCGCCGTGCACTATATGCCGCCTTGGCAGCGGAAGGAGAAAGTCCCGCCAAGCTCATCCGCCTGGTGCGCCTGGAATCTGCCCGTCGATGTCTGATGGACGACAGTCAACGCGATCTCAGCCTCGGCGAGATCGCGTTGCGCGCAGGCCTCAATGATGGGGCAGCGCTCAGCCGGGCCTTTCGCGCGGAATTCGGGACGACGCCAAGCGCTGTCCGGGACACTGCGGTTTCATTTGCATGA
- a CDS encoding hotdog fold thioesterase, translating into MTSGAIWHGGHVDLAGLNRLGEGSLNSHVGIEFVEAGPDWLTARMPVDRRTVQPLGRLHGGASVVLAETTASVAGLLTLDPARETAVGMEINANHMRPVADGWVTATARPEARQRITQVWTVRITDDAGRLVCISRVTLAVIPLERGAPANKG; encoded by the coding sequence GTGACGAGCGGGGCCATTTGGCATGGGGGGCATGTCGATCTTGCCGGGCTCAATCGTCTCGGTGAAGGGTCCTTAAATTCCCATGTTGGAATCGAATTCGTCGAGGCGGGGCCAGACTGGCTCACAGCCCGCATGCCGGTTGATCGACGCACGGTGCAGCCTTTGGGGCGCCTGCATGGAGGCGCATCCGTGGTGTTGGCTGAAACAACAGCCTCTGTGGCCGGCCTGCTGACGCTGGATCCCGCGCGTGAAACCGCGGTGGGCATGGAGATAAACGCCAATCACATGCGGCCGGTTGCCGATGGCTGGGTGACGGCGACGGCGAGGCCAGAGGCTCGTCAGCGGATAACCCAGGTCTGGACGGTTCGCATCACTGACGATGCCGGCCGTCTGGTCTGCATATCCCGCGTGACGCTTGCAGTTATTCCGCTTGAGCGCGGAGCGCCTGCGAACAAAGGGTGA